A part of Perca fluviatilis chromosome 15, GENO_Pfluv_1.0, whole genome shotgun sequence genomic DNA contains:
- the sstr3 gene encoding somatostatin receptor type 5 — protein MMEEMWENGSFDSPSPGLPLFLLMFNDSDLNETLSNSTNSSIPVVSLGPSVAGVLLPLIYIIVCIIGLGGNTLVIHIVLHYSKIESVTNIYILNLAIADELFMLSLPFLAVQNTLHSWPFGSFMCRLVMTVDSINQFTSIFCLTVMSIDRYLAVVHPIRSSKWRRPQVAKVVNGTVWALSFLVILPVVIFANIQKTGGTCNIAWPQPANIWRAAFIIYTSTVGFFCPLLIICFCYLLIVFKVRSSGKKVHATSTKRRKSERKVTRLVVIVVAVFVFCWLPFYALNILNLLVSLPSEYQGFYYFVVVLGYANSCANPIVYAFMSDNFKRGFRKALCRSTRKVENHEPMELQQQQQQPQREGRSALKPRESLRRVFKDEDEYDEEDVSEMTEIYRIAQNGNSSFQPHSLQPLLSEKGATPGTTEPSSPDRKDKSVDVKGKDPANGSTLTVPLLLNGTKHGSIKTLPEENLEQSTSLEISYL, from the coding sequence ATGATGGAAGAGATGTGGGAGAACGGCAGTTTCGACAGCCCCTCGCCCGGACTCCCCCTGTTTCTGCTCATGTTTAACGACAGCGATCTGAACGAGACGCTGTCCAACTCCACCAACTCCAGCATCCCAGTTGTCTCCTTAGGTCCTAGCGTGGCAGGGGTCCTCCTACCACTCATATATATAATCGTGTGTATCATCGGCCTGGGCGGAAACACTTTGGTCATTCACATTGTGCTGCACTACTCAAAGATAGAGTCAGTGACCAACATCTACATCCTCAACTTAGCCATCGCTGATGAGCTCTTCATGCTCAGTCTGCCTTTCCTGGCGGTTCAGAACACCCTCCACTCGTGGCCGTTTGGCTCCTTCATGTGCCGTCTGGTCATGACTGTCGACTCCATCAACCAGTTCACCAGCATCTTCTGCCTGACTGTGATGAGCATTGATCGCTACCTTGCTGTAGTCCACCCCATTCGGTCTTCAAAGTGGCGGCGCCCTCAGGTGGCCAAAGTTGTGAATGGCACTGTCTGGGCTCTGTCCTTTCTTGTTATTCTGCCTGTGGTGATCTTTGCCAACATCCAGAAGACAGGAGGTACCTGTAACATCGCCTGGCCACAGCCGGCTAACATATGGCGGGCGGCTTTCATTATTTACACCTCCACGGTTGGATTCTTCTGCCCTCTTCTTATCATCTGCTTCTGCTATCTGCTTATCGTCTTCAAGGTCCGCAGCTCGGGTAAAAAAGTCCACGCCACCTCCACCAAGCGCAGGAAGTCGGAGAGAAAAGTGACGCGCTTGGTTGTGATTGTTGTTGCTGTGTTTGTCTTCTGCTGGCTGCCTTTCTACGCCCTCAACATCCTCAACTTGCTGGTTTCGCTGCCCTCAGAGTACCAGGGTTTTTACTATTTCGTTGTAGTGCTCGGTTACGCTAACAGCTGCGCCAACCCCATCGTCTACGCCTTCATGTCAGATAACTTCAAGAGGGGTTTCCGGAAAGCCCTCTGCCGCTCCACAAGGAAGGTGGAGAACCACGAGCCCATGgagctccagcagcagcagcagcagccgcagaGGGAGGGCAGGTCAGCCCTCAAGCCCAGAGAAAGCCTGAGACGGGTATTCAAGGATGAAGACGAGTACGATGAGGAAGACGTCTCGGAAATGACTGAGATCTACAGAATCGCCCAAAATGGCAACAGCAGCTTCCAGCCGCATAGCTTGCAGCCGCTGTTGTCCGAGAAAGGAGCGACTCCAGGAACAACGGAGCCGTCGTCCCCAGACAGGAAGGATAAATCTGTGGACGTGAAAGGGAAAGATCCAGCCAACGGGTCAACACTGACTGTACCGTTGCTTCTGAATGGAACCAAACATGGAAGCATTAAAACTCTGCCAGAGGAGAACTTGGAACAGAGCACCTCACTGGAGATAAGTTACTTATAG